CTGCAGTTGGGACGGCCCGCTTCTGTCAGGGCGGTTTCAATCGCCCGTTGCTCAATTTGGAGAAGCCCTCCGAGAGAGTGACCGTCCAGCGATGTGATTTCGCCTGCTGATTCGATGGAGGGAAGAGACAGATCTTCCTTGAGCGTTTCAACTGAAATAAATTGAATCGTTTTATCCATCGGGCCTTCCATGTAGAGTTGCAGTTGTGAGTGCTGATCCGTTGCCCCGACGGCGACGACGGGCGTTTGGCCGCATGAAATTTTCCTGCCACTTAGATCCCTTTCTTTTCCAAGGCTTTCGGCCCAAAGCTGACCGAACCATTGGGCCATCCCGGTTAATCCACTTGCATAGGGCATCGTGACCAGGACATTCTTGTTCCGCCGCGTATAGGACCAATAGTGAAGATAGGCGCCCCAGATTGCCCCGTTTTCCGCCGCAGGCAGGTTTTGGAATGTCTTGTCAAGGTCGGCAGCTCCCTTTAAGAGGGCATCGATATCGATGCCGGAGACCGCGGCGGGAAAGAGGCCGACCGAGGTCAGTACGGAGTAACGGCCTCCAATCGCCTCTGGGATGTCGAGCGTGGCATATCCTTCCTTCTGAGCAATCTCCCGCAAGGTCCCTTTGCCTGGATCGGTCGTTGCGATAAAGTGATTCTTCCCCGCTCGGCTCCCGACATGGTTGGTGATCCATT
The genomic region above belongs to Candidatus Manganitrophaceae bacterium and contains:
- a CDS encoding glucose-6-phosphate isomerase: MISGGEMKNEVVPPLKWDFSNMSAEQLGTSDGIDEATRSHALQLLEETRKDFEEDRNKKSLPFLDLPYQSTEKIKALAASIRGRFDNFVLLGIGGSALGPIALHQALHSPCNNMLSQDQRKGPRMFFIDNVDPSEVAPLLKLLDPVRTAVNVITKSGETLETMALFLLFKEWITNHVGSRAGKNHFIATTDPGKGTLREIAQKEGYATLDIPEAIGGRYSVLTSVGLFPAAVSGIDIDALLKGAADLDKTFQNLPAAENGAIWGAYLHYWSYTRRNKNVLVTMPYASGLTGMAQWFGQLWAESLGKERDLSGRKISCGQTPVVAVGATDQHSQLQLYMEGPMDKTIQFISVETLKEDLSLPSIESAGEITSLDGHSLGGLLQIEQRAIETALTEAGRPNCRITLPSLNAHAIGALFYFFEVQTAYAGRFYQVNPFDQPGVETGKKIIKKLLQEKCL